Proteins encoded within one genomic window of Solenopsis invicta isolate M01_SB chromosome 10, UNIL_Sinv_3.0, whole genome shotgun sequence:
- the LOC120358750 gene encoding uncharacterized protein LOC120358750 → MNELLDQQITALQIIGRSLSNFKKIGKNNYTPAMIRQRMTTLKDTWATCLARHARLLQTVPEENRATLTYFRELQLELNQEVYETTLDYMATCLEELEPPVPASSSPLHSISTFEKASFSLNHLPPIRLPPFSGNLDEWENFRDRFTSLIIQNNDLTAFSRMHFLASSLSGRALDTIKSIQVTAANFEIAWKTLVSRYDNTRRLVEVHASALFNLPSVGRESALELNELRDRANRSIASLRNLNRSNDEILSDLLVYSVTQRLDHAIRKAWRLKTGDDASVPTYEALDKFLETRVRALEELTPQGSSKHARTARVTSASTTASSPACPLCAASHFINRCPQFLKKTPTQRMEVIKQANRCLNCLSYKHAAQACPSRYSCRTCQNRHHSMLHNDSASSSSNATSLSLTTTSDISAENKNNDHVSALCSTLPFAARKRVLLATARVNVISPANRRLAVRALLDQGSEITFISERLTQTLRLRRFSMPLEISTVGGVNIGKSRYAAQIQVAPINGSASALATTASILKSLTKYSPSQPRNHNEWTHLAHLALADPIPFSAEPIDAIIGADLYSEMLLDKVIKGAPGQPAAQATIFGWILSGPTSDPSPPGHVISVRHCASTDTLDRDIRRFWEVEEVSRKPPLTPEEQQCEDHFANTHSRGPDGRYIVRLPFKRGPPIEIGNSRATAERLLRALHRRLSVRPELKIEYSHFLCDYESLNHMHRVTEANDSSQTVYIPHHAVIRDGSATTHLRVVFNASCQTSNATSLNDHLLAGPKLQADLSAVILRWRLFRYVYAADITKMYRQIQIDPRDIDYQRILWNPEPNNPVLTYRLSTVTYGTACAPFLALRVIRQLVADDGAAFPLAASVLSENVYVDDVLFGAESVPRLKQIRTQVCSLLRQGKFELRKWSSNSAELLDDISVEDHGIACDKTLQSDESLKILGIIWSPSTDVFQFKVSFDSAPSTTKRSILSTISKLFDPLGWSTPVTVTAKMFIQTLWQSKLDWDDVLPPDLLIQWERIQFSLSELHGLSLPRWVQHEAQTEQCELHGFADASAQAYAAVVYLRLVSKSGVVTTQLLIGKSKVAPLTPLSIPRLELQAAVLLTRLLEFVRTTLSLSTAPCYCWTDSTVVLAWVTQHPSRWKTFVANRVSEVQTRIRDERLMETRDNR, encoded by the coding sequence ATGAACGAACTTCTCGACCAGCAAATAACCGCCCTTCAAATAATAGGAAGGTCGCTATCTAACTTCAAGAAGATAGGAAAAAACAACTACACGCCGGCCATGATCCGACAGCGGATGACAACGCTAAAGGACACTTGGGCGACATGCCTCGCCAGGCATGCCCGATTGCTACAAACCGTCCCGGAAGAAAACCGAGCCACCCTAACGTACTTCAGGGAATTGCAGCTCGAGCTAAACCAGGAGGTCTACGAAACCACGCTCGATTACATGGCCACCTGCCTCGAGGAACTGGAGCCACCAGTACCAGCATCATCGTCACCATTACATTCGATAAGTACATTCGAAAAAGCGTCCTTTTCCTTGAATCATCTTCCTCCGATCAGGCTTCCCCCGTTTTCCGGGAATCTTGATGAATGGGAGAATTTCCGAGATCGATTCACGTCTCTCATCATACAGAACAATGACCTCACTGCATTCTCAAGGATGCATTTTCTTGCATCCAGTCTTAGCGGTCGTGCGCTTGACACGATAAAGTCAATTCAAGTCACCGCGGCTAACTTTGAAATAGCGTGGAAAACGCTGGTGTCACGCTACGATAATACGCGACGGCTCGTCGAGGTACACGCATCCGCGCTCTTCAACCTTCCGTCGGTCGGTCGCGAGTCCGCGCTCGAATTGAACGAACTTCGTGACAGAGCCAATCGGTCAATCGCGTCATTGAGAAACTTGAATCGATCTAATGACGAGATACTCAGCGACTTGCTGGTGTACAGCGTGACTCAACGACTCGATCACGCAATCAGGAAGGCGTGGAGGCTTAAAACGGGCGACGACGCGAGCGTTCCGACATACGAAGCCCTTGACAAGTTCCTTGAGACGCGTGTTCGCGCTCTTGAGGAATTGACCCCTCAAGGTTCTTCGAAGCACGCCCGTACAGCCAGAGTAACGAGCGCGTCTACAACCGCTTCGAGTCCAGCGTGCCCCCTCTGTGCCGCGTCTCATTTCATTAATCGGTGTCCgcaatttttaaagaagacgCCGACTCAAAGAATGGAAGTCATTAAACAAGCAAACAGATGCCTCAACTGCTTGAGTTACAAACACGCTGCTCAAGCGTGTCCAAGCCGATATTCATGCCGTACATGCCAAAATAGACATCATTCCATGCTTCATAATGACTCGGCCTCTTCTTCCTCAAATGCGACTAGTTTAAGTTTAACGACCACCTCAGACATCTCCGCCGAAAATAAAAACAACGATCACGTTTCCGCTCTATGCTCAACTCTGCCGTTCGCTGCGCGAAAGCGCGTATTGCTCGCGACCGCGCGCGTTAATGTAATATCTCCGGCGAATCGCAGGCTCGCGGTACGAGCACTCCTTGATCAAGGCTCCGAAATCACATTCATAAGTGAACGTCTCACGCAAACGCTACGGTTGCGCCGCTTCAGCATGCCTCTCGAAATCTCTACCGTCGGTGGAGTAAATATCGGTAAAAGCCGTTACGCCGCTCAGATTCAGGTCGCTCCGATCAACGGATCAGCATCGGCGCTCGCGACAACGGCGTCAATTCTAAAGTCATTAACGAAATATTCGCCATCACAACCACGAAATCATAATGAGTGGACTCATCTAGCTCATCTCGCGCTCGCTGATCCGATTCCCTTTAGCGCCGAACCTATTGATGCGATAATCGGAGCGGACCTCTATAGCGAAATGCTTCTCGACAAAGTAATTAAAGGCGCACCTGGTCAACCAGCTGCGCAAGCAACTATCTTTGGATGGATATTGTCAGGTCCAACCTCCGATCCCTCTCCTCCGGGTCACGTGATCAGCGTTCGGCATTGCGCCAGTACTGACACTCTGGATCGCGACATCCGGCGATTCTGGGAGGTAGAGGAAGTTTCGCGTAAACCGCCGCTCACACCGGAAGAGCAGCAATGCGAGGATCATTTCGCCAACACGCATTCTCGCGGCCCTGATGGACGATATATTGTACGGTTGCCGTTTAAGCGTGGCCCTCCGATCGAAATTGGCAACTCACGAGCCACCGCGGAACGGTTACTCAGAGCGCTTCATCGTCGTCTTTCGGTGCGACCCGAATTGAAAATCGAGTACTCACATTTTTTGTGCGATTATGAATCGTTGAATCACATGCACCGGGTGACAGAAGCGAACGACTCATCTCAAACCGTGTATATCCCGCATCACGCCGTTATTCGGGATGGCAGCGCGACGACACACCTTAGAGTAGTTTTCAACGCGTCATGTCAAACTTCCAACGCAACCTCGCTCAACGACCATCTCCTCGCAGGCCCAAAATTGCAAGCAGACTTGTCGGCTGTCATCCTACGTTGGCGGCTATTTCGATACGTTTACGCGGCTGATATCACAAAAATGTATCGGCAGATTCAAATCGATCCTCGAGATATCGATTACCAACGTATTCTTTGGAACCCTGAACCCAACAATCCTGTGCTAACATATCGGCTCTCGACCGTCACGTACGGCACCGCGTGCGCTCCTTTTCTAGCTCTGCGCGTGATACGACAGCTGGTTGCGGACGACGGCGCCGCGTTTCCACTCGCCGCGTCGGTATTATCCGAAAACGTATACGTGGATGATGTCCTGTTCGGCGCCGAAAGCGTGCCGCGCCTAAAGCAGATTCGCACTCAAGTCTGTTCACTGCTGCGACAAGGCAAGTTCGAACTAAGAAAGTGGTCGAGCAATTCAGCGGAGCTGCTGGACGATATCAGCGTTGAAGATCACGGCATCGCGTGCGACAAAACGTTGCAATCCGACGAAAGCCTAAAGATCTTGGGCATCATCTGGAGTCCATCCACTGATGTATTTCAATTTAAAGTCTCTTTTGATTCGGCTCCGTCTACAACCAAACGATCAATTCTATCCACCATCTCAAAGCTCTTTGACCCTCTCGGGTGGAGCACACCAGTCACAGTCAcagcaaaaatgtttattcaaaCATTGTGGCAATCTAAACTTGACTGGGACGATGTTCTCCCTCCCGATCTCTTAATTCAATGGGAGCGTATTCAATTTTCCCTCTCAGAGCTACACGGACTTTCATTGCCTCGCTGGGTTCAGCACGAAGCTCAAACTGAGCAATGCGAATTGCACGGCTTCGCCGACGCATCCGCGCAAGCATATGCTGCTGTGGTCTACCTCAGGCTGGTGTCTAAGTCCGGCGTCGTGACCACTCAGCTGCTTATCGGGAAATCTAAAGTCGCGCCGCTGACTCCTCTCAGTATCCCGAGACTCGAACTACAAGCCGCAGTGCTACTCACTCGTTTATTAGAATTCGTCAGaacaactctctctctctcaactgCTCCATGTTATTGCTGGACAGACTCTACCGTGGTCCTTGCGTGGGTGACCCAACACCCCTCCAGATGGAAGACGTTCGTCGCGAATCGCGTATCCGAAGTTCAAACGCGAATTCGCGACGAACGCCTCATGGAGACACGTGACAACCGATGA
- the LOC120358751 gene encoding uncharacterized protein LOC120358751, which produces MRFVTRTRRKPDVHDSVEQYKAAIHARECQIATEFWLRYIQAQLFPHERKALLNDQPVASKSPLASLNPFLDHAKIIRVGGRLAHATIAFTAKHPIILAAHPIVQLLIHHIHIKTMHAGLQLTLATLRRDYWVLRARPITKTVIHRCVICTRERATIPMQLMGNLPKVRVNPPERAFVHCGVDYAGPVLTRSMAGRGRTSRKAYIAIFICMATRAIHLELVDGYSTAAFLGAFSRFCSRRGLPTSVYSDNGTTFVSADRELTAAFRSALRDPSFLNKTAADSISWHFIPPSAPHFGGIWEAGVRSVKHHLRRVIGSHTLTYEEFSTVLCNVEACLNSRPLAPLSDDATDYDPLTPGHFLIGSAITAAPEPSIFEVRENRLTRWQLVRQLTERFWRRWHDDYVNTLQQRGKWKRVEKAEIRVGQIVLLRNALLPPCKWELAKVTQCHPGADGLTRVVTVKTASSEYKRPLTKICMLPIDLEHSDTTAE; this is translated from the coding sequence ATGCGATTCGTGACAAGAACGCGACGGAAACCCGATGTTCACGATAGCGTCGAGCAATATAAGGCGGCGATTCATGCTCGCGAATGTCAAATCGCAACGGAGTTTTGGCTCCGATACATTCAAGCACAGCTTTTCCCTCACGAACGAAAGGCTCTGCTAAATGATCAACCAGTCGCGTCCAAAAGCCCACTGGCCTCGCTCAATCCGTTTCTGGACCATGCCAAAATAATTCGTGTTGGCGGGCGGCTGGCACACGCTACCATCGCGTTCACCGCAAAACACCCCATAATTTTAGCCGCGCATCCTATCGTTCAGCTATTGATTCATCACATTCACATTAAAACCATGCACGCCGGTCTTCAACTCACGCTTGCGACTCTCCGACGCGACTACTGGGTCTTACGAGCGAGACCGATCACCAAAACCGTAATTCATCGTTGCGTTATCTGCACTCGGGAGCGAGCAACGATTCCAATGCAACTGATGGGAAATTTGCCAAAGGTCCGCGTCAATCCTCCAGAGCGTGCGTTTGTGCATTGCGGAGTGGATTATGCCGGACCAGTTCTAACGCGTTCAATGGCCGGGCGCGGAAGGACGTCACGCAAGGCGTACATTGCCATATTTATCTGCATGGCCACTCGAGCCATTCACCTCGAGCTCGTCGACGGCTACTCAACGGCGGCATTCCTCGGAGCCTTCTCCAGATTCTGCTCACGACGCGGTCTTCCTACGTCCGTCTACTCAGATAACGGCACGACATTCGTGAGCGCCGATCGCGAGCTCACCGCCGCATTTCGATCGGCATTGCGAGACCCGAgttttttgaataaaacagCCGCTGACAGCATTTCCTGGCACTTCATTCCCCCTTCGGCTCCGCATTTTGGCGGTATCTGGGAAGCCGGAGTTCGAAGTGTCAAGCACCATCTCCGGCGAGTCATAGGGTCTCATACTCTTACATATGAAGAATTCTCTACCGTACTGTGCAATGTCGAGGCTTGTCTAAATTCGCGGCCTCTAGCCCCTCTCAGCGACGATGCAACTGACTACGACCCGCTAACCCCGGGTCATTTTTTAATTGGCTCCGCAATTACGGCCGCTCCCGAGCCCTCCATATTTGAAGTGCGAGAAAACCGACTTACGCGCTGGCAGCTCGTGCGGCAGCTTACAGAGCGCTTTTGGAGGCGGTGGCATGACGATTACGTTAATACGCTACAGCAGCGCGGAAAATGGAAGCGAGTTGAAAAGGCCGAGATTCGAGTTGGACAAATTGTACTCTTGCGAAATGCGCTCCTTCCCCCATGTAAATGGGAACTCGCGAAAGTAACGCAATGTCACCCGGGCGCCGATGGTTTGACACGCGTCGTCACTGTAAAAACCGCCTCTTCAGAATATAAACGTCCGTTAACGAAAATATGTATGCTCCCAATCGATCTTGAACACTCGGACACCACGGCGGAATAG